From one Lycium ferocissimum isolate CSIRO_LF1 chromosome 7, AGI_CSIRO_Lferr_CH_V1, whole genome shotgun sequence genomic stretch:
- the LOC132065470 gene encoding pentatricopeptide repeat-containing protein At4g01400, mitochondrial, with protein MRLLSHHFSSKDLLSMIICSSTWLSKAEPLPAWYNFKCHYHPQHAEQDRKRRQSDEEQKQNKKEGPSIGSPARIQKLIASQSDPLLAKEIFDLASREPDFRHSYATFHTLILKLGRSHQFSLMQSILSSLRSQRYSVSPSLFSHIIQIYGDAGLPDKALKTFYTILEFNMKPLPKHLNLILEILVTHRNFLRPAFDLFRSAHKYGVLANTESYNILMRAFCLNDDLSIAYSLFNQMFKRDISPNVESYRILMQGLCRKSQVNTAVDLLEDMLNKGFVPDALSYSTLLNSLCRKKKFKEAYKLLCRMKVKGCNPDIVHYNTVILGFCREGRAVDACKILEDMPSNGCLPNLVSYRTLVGGLSDQGMYNEAKNYMVEMMSKGFSLHFSVVHAVVKGFCNLGKIEEACGVVGNILSHDEGLHADTWEEILSRILEWDDAEKVGNILEEVVRAEIKPDTRIVEVGPRLGEYLMNRIRSKSRKGMIS; from the coding sequence ATGAGACTTCTTTCACATCACTTCAGCTCCAAGGATCTCTTGTCTATGATCATTTGTTCTTCTACTTGGCTGTCAAAGGCCGAGCCACTGCCTGCATGGTATAATTTTAAATGCCATTATCATCCACAACATGCAGAGCAAGATAGAAAACGAAGACAATCAGATGAAGAACAAAAACAGAACAAGAAAGAAGGACCTTCTATTGGCTCTCCAGCTCGAATCCAGAAGCTTATTGCTTCCCAATCGGATCCACTCCTTGCTAAAGAAATTTTTGATTTAGCCTCACGAGAACCCGATTTTCGTCACTCATATGCCACTTTCCACACCCTCATCCTCAAGCTTGGCCGGTCCCACCAGTTCTCCCTCATGCAGTCCATCCTCTCTTCCCTAAGATCACAGCGATATTCCGTTTCCCCATCTCTTTTTTCGCACATCATCCAAATATATGGTGATGCTGGCCTACCTGACAAGGCACTTAAAACTTTCTATACTATCCTGGAATTCAATATGAAGCCCCTTCCTAAACATCTCAACCTCATTCTTGAAATACTCGTTACTCACCGAAACTTTCTTCGTCCTGCATTTGATCTCTTCAGATCTGCACATAAATATGGAGTTTTAGCCAACACCGAGTCCTACAACATACTAATGCGGGCGTTCTGTTTGAATGATGATTTAAGTATTGCATACTCGCTGTTTAATCAAATGTTTAAGAGAGACATCAGTCCTAATGTAGAGTCATATAGGATTCTGATGCAAGGTTTGTGTCGAAAAAGTCAAGTGAATACAGCTGTCGACTTGCTTGAAGACATGCTGAATAAAGGTTTTGTACCCGATGCTTTAAGTTATAGCACTCTATTGAACAGCTTGTGTCGGAAAAAGAAATTTAAGGAAGCTTACAAACTTCTTTGCAGAATGAAAGTAAAAGGATGCAATCCGGATATTGTCCATTATAATACAGTTATTTTAGGGTTCTGTCGAGAAGGTCGGGCTGTTGATGCCTGTAAAATCCTCGAGGACATGCCATCGAACGGGTGTCTTCCAAATTTGGTCTCTTATCGGACATTAGTTGGGGGTCTAAGTGATCAGGGAATGTACAATGAGGCTAAGAATTACATGGTGGAGATGATGTCAAAAGGCTTCTCTCTGCATTTTTCTGTGGTTCATGCCGTGGTGAAAGGTTTCTGTAACCTAGGTAAAATCGAGGAAGCTTGTGGAGTAGTGGGGAATATTTTGAGTCACGACGAGGGCTTACATGCAGATACATGGGAAGAAATTTTATCCAGGATCCTGGAATGGGATGATGCTGAAAAAGTAGGGAATATCTTGGAGGAAGTTGTTAG